One Elgaria multicarinata webbii isolate HBS135686 ecotype San Diego chromosome 6, rElgMul1.1.pri, whole genome shotgun sequence DNA segment encodes these proteins:
- the LOC134400128 gene encoding dual specificity protein phosphatase 13B-like: MAAKAGIDPDTQLATMAKITVLMKGMKEAIFGKIEEEAGKTNKRVDQLTAEVAKIDKQLKSVKIEVDQVQNSHHYSTQTYVRLKDNLLSPLPFRMSWASLNSDDLQRPGIRTPSSHSSHSQSCYETPELRELQRMLWTPIPCDGNINEVWPNLYIGDLYIARDIEQLRQMCITHIVNAAAGRFHIDTGAKFYKDLVVDYYGVEADDDPKFDLSIYFHPAAKYIRAALNSPRGKVLVHCAMGISRSATLVLAFLMICENKTLVDALKTVRGHRGVCPNSGFLSQLRDLDIQLTSERRRAGGEPLEL; this comes from the exons ATGGCCGCCAAAGCTGGCATTGATCCAGATACACAACTAGCGACTATGGCCAAAATTACAGTTCTaatgaaagggatgaaagaagCGATTTTTGGGAAAATTGAGGAGGAAGCTGGAAAGACAAATAAGCGTGTAGACCAACTAACTGCAGAGGTTGCTAAGATTGATAAGCAATTGAAGTCTGTCAAAATAGAAGTGGATCAG GTCCAGAACTCACACCACTACTCCACCCAGACCTACGTAAGGCTAAAGGACAATCTGCTCTCTCCATTGCCTTTCAGAATGTCTTGGGCTTCACTAAACAGCGATGACTTGCAGCGTCCTGGGATACGGACACCTTCAAGCCACTCTTCCCACAGCCAGAGCTGCTATGAGACACCAGAACTGAGAGAGCTCCAGCGCATGCTATGGACACCCATACCATGCGATGGCAACATCAATGAAGTCTGGCCTAACCTCTACATTGGAGATCT ATATATAGCTCGTGACATAGAGCAGCTTCGCCAAATGTGTATCACCCACATTGTGAATGCTGCTGCTGGAAGATTCCACATTGACACCGGAGCCAAGTTCTACAAAGACCTGGTAGTGGATTACTATGGAGTTGAAGCAGATGATGACCCAAAGTTTGATCTCAGCATTTATTTCCACCCAGCTGCTAAATATATAAGAGCAGCACTAAACTCTCCTAGAG gcaAAGTTTTAGTTCACTGTGCCATGGGGATAAGTCGCTCAGCAACCCTTGTGCTTGCCTTCTTGATGATTTGTGAAAACAAGACCCTTGTGGATGCCCTAAAGACTGTGCGGGGACACAGAGGGGTCTGCCCAAACTCTGGTTTCCTCAGCCAACTTCGAGATCTCGACATCCAGTTAACGAGTGAAAGGAGAAGAGCAGGAGGCGAGCCCTTGGAACTTTAG